The following is a genomic window from Rutidosis leptorrhynchoides isolate AG116_Rl617_1_P2 chromosome 8, CSIRO_AGI_Rlap_v1, whole genome shotgun sequence.
ATCTTTCAAGTTCGATGAAAATGCATAAACACATTCAGAAACACAAACATATACAGAAAACAAAACCATAAAGTCATGAAGAATATGAAGATAATTCAAGAACTTAGAGATGGCCCATAAATTTTTAGTTTCCTAAAACCAACTAGTAAAAATTATAACCATTTTAACAACATTCATCGAGCTTTACACAAGTAACTAACAAATTAATTTCCTTCTTAAGGCCATGCAACAAATCAACACTTTAAAAATCTTAAAACCAAATTACAGAACAAATAAGAGGTTTGTGGTTTATACCTTCTCAGGAAAAGGAGCAGCATTCCCTTCTTCTTCCTGTCCAGTAACCTTATTAGCACTCAAACCACCACTACCATCCGCCATCTCTACTTTGACTTCCTTAACTACTTTGACTTCTTCTGAAACAACCACCACCACCGGTAATGCTGTTAACTCCTTCTGAGTCGCCGCTGCTCGTGTTTTCACGCGATTACCTTCCAAATGCTCCGATCTTTTGTTCGCCGCAATCGGCGAGCTACGACCTCCCTTTTTAACGATTACAGGGGAACCACCGGTACGGCGTACTCTACGGCGAAGCTCCGGCATTCTCTAGCTAGAAAATTCATACATGACGATGAAACCGAAATAACTACCATCATCTATGATCAAAGCGCAAGTTTAACTAACTGTTTTACGCAATATGTAAGCTAAACCCTAAATTAAAAGGTTAGAGTCCGTACGTAGTGAACGGTGGTTTGTAAAGATGATATGATCGGTGATTTTGAAGAGGTGTCGAGTTGGTTGGGAAGAAGGGTTATAGATATAGgtttttgtatgtatatattactccgtatttaggtCAAAAAATCAGGGGATGATAAAAGGGGGGAAACGGATGTTCTTTCTTCTTAAagatatttttaagatatttttgttcCGTCAAATATAATCTTAGAAAACCTTGATTTGAAAATATTTGTATTTTGTATTGttgttaaataattaaattaataattaatttttcaAAAGTTACTAAGCACACTTTCTACATTTGTTTAATTTTGattaatttatttataatttatttttatCGTGTAGGTGGTGTAATAAAGTTTTTTCatgtaattgaaaattttgaaatgtgTAAGTGGCAGTTTGTGGCATGTACTATTGGTTAGCATCATGGCATGTGATGGATGAAATGACTGACAGAAGTTTGGGGTCTTGTAGTTCCATTATCAATTGCTCCTTCTTGTATCATGTCTTGtcactacttttttttttttttttcggctaAAAAAAGATGATTATATTGATAGAAACCTTCGTAAAACAATGAAAGTTTATTGTCCAAATACAATGAAAGAGGCATGTGTAGCTCATAAGGCTGGTCCTAATGGTTCGCCCAGGAAGCTCGCCCAGGTCTAGGATGGCAAAAATACCCGTACCCGATGGGGAAACCCGAAATCCGATATTATCGGGCTGGGTATGGTTCGGGTATACGGGTTTAGGGTCGGGTATgggtatatatttattttttttcccgGATTTGAGTTCGGGTTTGATTTTAATTAAAAACTCATATACCCGATCCGTATACTCAACTTATTTACCCGAtccatttatttaatatatatatatatatatatatatatatatatatatatatatatatatatatatatatatatatatatatattctgttacTTAACAAGTaaatttttaatttaataaaatttcTGAATTTTAGATTTTAGATGGGCAGTATGATAATGGACGGTTCATTCCTTATTTCCTCGATTCCTTTATAGTTTATACACTGATCCCTAATTTTTCTCAATTACAATAAACTCTTCATTCCTTTAGATCTCTAAATTTTCGCAGTTGCAATACACTCTTCATTCCTTAAGACATGTTCTTTGATGTTTCTGTTATCACATTCTATTCTATTTTGCATGATATTAGATTTTGATAACTTATGGCTCATGGTACTTTTTTCACATTAGATTATTACTGAAACTTAAACATTGTTACTTGTGAATGTATGAACGGGGATCCCGTTACTCGTGGGGAAACCCGTTACCCGACGGTTAGTTGATAAATGGGTACCCGGCGGGTATGGAACCGGGTTTGGGAGTGAGTTTTTTAATCGGATTCGGGTTTGGTATTGTCTATACCcgaccaaacccgacccgatgccatccctaccCAGGTCCACCCAGCCTGGGCGCTATTGGCACGAGTCCGCCCAGGCCACCGCCCCTACGGcagtttgcaaaaaaaaaaaaaaaaaaaaaaaaaaaaaaaccaacggCTATGTGCACCGGTtaccttttttcttttttttttccccCCCTTTTTCCTATATATAACACTCATATTTTCTTATTTTTTCACACACAAACATACATTTCTTTTTTATTTCCATCactctcattttttttttttttaccttttcatcaTTTTTACACTCAATTAAACAAAATGAGTTCCAATAACACAAATCCCGATCCGGACACATATATGGTATTATCGATCACGAATACCACTACGAATCGAGCACTCGAATCACTTAACGCGTTAGATGAATTAAGTGACAACGAAGAAGTTGAACCAATACCACGGGCACCTAGAAGATATTTACAAAGAGATCGTCAGGGTCGTGCAAGGgctttatggaatgattatttttccGACGATCCCACTTTTCCGGCCGATTATTTTCGTAATCGTTTTCGAATGAGCAAACCTCTATTTCTTCGTATATGTCAAGGTATTTTGAACTTTTCTCAATCTCCGGTTCCAAAATATTTTAGTTATTTTATTCAAAGACGTGATGCTACCGGATTACTTGGTTTTAATATTGTTCAAAAAATCACATCCGCCATACGTCAACTAGCTTATGCCGCTTCGGCCGATGTTTTTGATAAGTGTTTGCATATGGGTGAACAAACCTCATATGATTGTTTAAACAATTTTTGCAAATGTGAACAAACCTCATACGTTAGTTAAGGCGTTCAGAAATCCGATAGAcccgaaacaaaaaaaaaaaaattcaaaggtATCAAGAATcggcaagaaaagatattgaacgagCATTTGGAATACTACAAGGCCGATGGCAAATTGTTCAACGTCCGGCACGACCGTATTATATCCGCAAAATTAGAAGAATTTTGTTAGCTTGTgtgatattaaataatatgataaccGAGGACAACGGTCGTTCCTTTTGTGGACTTGAGGAAAATTATCGTCCGGTTCGACGAGCACGGGGATCATTTCAAGAAAAGGTTGATGCGCATATGCGAGTGAACGCGGAAATAAGAGATGTGGGCATTCATCGACTACTACGAGATATGTTTGGAGAACACATACATAATCTTCCACCTAATTATCGCATACGACATGATCCGACAAGAAATCCAAACAATCAAGATGACGCCGGACCTTCACACATTCCCGATGACGAGGATGAAGAAGATCAAGAAGACGACGATGAAGAATAGgacttttaatattaattattgtagtgttttatttatattttcatgtaattttatttttaattgtatgttttattttaatgtatttttttaattattgtaatgtttTTTAATTACTGTaatgattttttatttttaataaaaaatttagtttaataaaataattgtaattatttgataatataaaaaaatttaaaaaaagaaaatataaatatggaaggaaggagtgtcatggttaggagtgtttagtcctgggtttaGTCCTGGAAAGGAAGTGAGATGGAAGTGTTGATGTGACAGTGAATGATTGGTTAGTCCTGAAAGAAGTTCTGTCATAGTTGGAACCTCTCTAACAAGAACTAGCCCAAAATACATGAAAAGAACTagtaaactaaaaaaaacattgaaAGGCTAAAGAAATAGAAACAAATAAGGAAGCAAAACTCGTACTGTTATGCACCAAAGTGGCAATGTACACCCTTTGTGTGTTCTCTAGAAGAAAGTAAGAGACCATAGTCAATGCAATATTCAACAGTTTGATGTATAACTTCTTGCAAGTTATACTTGTACTTAAAGCCCAAATCTTTCAACTTCTTTGAAGATATTTCAGCAGGGACTGATTCATCTTTTGTCTCTACAACTCTTTGTGAATTAAGGGAAAGATAAACTTTTGAAAAATGATGAACCAATTGAGACAAAGTAAAACTATCAGTGCAACATATGTATCTTCCATGTGCTTGATCATGTTCCATGAGGAACAAGTGAGCTTTGCATATGTCTTCGGTAAGAACTAATGCAATTGAACCCATTCTAGAATTCACAGATGGTAATATAGGTGTGAGTGTGGAATCACCTGTTACCGGAGAAAGAAGAAAACGAATGCAAAATGGGACTATCGAAGTGAGAAAGAAGGAAACAGTAGTCACAGTGTTTCCAAACTCATTGAGAATGGGTTGTGAACCCACTTTAACCATGGATTCTTGAGTTGCTAAAAGTTGAATTTGAAAGCTATATACAAAGGCACCAGCCATACGACTTCTCGACTTAATTCTGAGGCCTCGGGTGTACCAAGAGGCGATTCTCATGATTTTGAGGAGTTGGCGAGATCCTCATCCTCCgccatattcttcatcatcatgccAAAAATTTTCAATTCCTCTTTATAAGTTAACTTTCTCGCCCCAAAAAGTTTGTCATTAAtcttacttgttttaaaatttgatTCTTGCCCAACAACGTGGTTGATTTCACTATCTTTGTCGAATAAATCAGAAATATTTGGTACGTTGTCGACCCAATTACTATCCTTAGGTTTAGCTTTCTTCTAATCTTCTGCAATAAAAGGTAGTTCTTGTGTGCCTACTCTTTCCTAATCTCTTGACATGAAGCCCGGCAACTAATTCCAAAGCATTGACCTTGAAGATAAGTTTTGTTTGTGTCAGCTACCTTCGAAGCAAAAGAAGCATTGTTGTGAATAAACGAGTTGGCTTTTACAGCAGAGGAGTTTGGGACTGTAATTGAATTAGAAGAGTTTTTTGAGTTGGGTGTAATTTTTGGTGATAATAGGTTGAGGGTAGGATAGTTATTTTCCTCAAAACTAAAAGGTATCTGTTGAGACGTGTGAGGATTGGTTGACATTGACTTGTCCTCTTTTGCCATGTTCTCTTGTACATTATTCTTATTTTTAGATGAAAACAGTGCCCTTTTTATTTCTTCTGCCTCTTTTTCCTTCTCATTTAGGATAGCTTTTGACACTTTCTCCATAAAGTATTGTATCTCTTTTGATTTGGCTATGTTTTCTGATGTAGTTACTTTAGTTGGAGTTTGAAAGTTTAAATCATCAACGGTAACAAATCCTTCACCATCTTCCGGCAGGATTTCCCCATCCTCCGGTAGAAGTTCCGGTGACCGTTACTTTTCGGCATCggttccttttctttatctttggcTTTTCAATCTTCCAAAACTTTAAGAGAAAGCTGCAAAACCTCGTTATATTCTTCGATGATTTTGTCACTCACTATTTCAAACGTTTCGTTGTTATCGACTTCTTCAATCCATATATTACAAACAGTGGTATTTGCAACGTTTGCTTTCACATACTTCTTGATCGTACTGTTACAGTTGAGAATTGAAAGCTGTAATTGTTGTAAATTATTGATCACTGTTTTGTTATTGAACTGAATTGTTATCTTTTTCATTTACAAGTGTTGTTTATATAAGCTAAGTCCCTAACAGCTAATTCTATTTTGGGTTTGGCTCCAATTAAGTTTGGAAACCCCTTTTACAATAAAGGAAAAAGGCTGTTTCTTTTGTGCAGGTTGTAGTCGTTAAACTTGTGACCAATGCAGTTTTATTTCGGGAAATGATGAAGTCGATGACTTCTGATCCTATAGTAAAATTACCAAATATGGTAATTTGACTTTCGTTGACTGCTTGTTGTTGCTtgattctaacactccccctcaagttgaatagtgagaTTTTCAATATTCAACTTGCTAAGCACTTCAGTGAATAATCTTCCATTGACAGACTTAGTGAGAATATCGGCTAACTGGTCTTCTGATATGACAAATGGGAGAGAGATGATTTCACCATCTAACTTTTTTCAAATAAAATGTCGGTCTATTTCCACATGCTTGGTTCGGTCGTGCTGAACTGGATTCTCTGAGATGACAATTGCTGCTTTATTGTCGCATAAGATTTGAATTGCTTCATTTGGAGggaaactgtaacatcccgcctttttccgtttaccttccattatactattttaaagtctgttatgtaattataacatcctccgttaatacgcgttttaaaatatctcgtttaggtaattcacacacccgattcaaactcgagggactagacttgccaaatgaccaaagatgttactaggtcaaatggtcaaaccatcatcccttccactcattcacctcctcacttgtttactacttccactttattctctcaaacaccaaatcaaagattcatcatctattcaagatctagcaagcatcaattcaaacaaattacatatttggaatccttgcaacttcctcttcgattccataccaacttcattacatttgggtaactttctaaaaacactagattttgtattcttgatgtttttaacttataaaagtgttaattagtgtctatggctcaagtctaacatgaatatatgatttatatgattgttcttgttattttgatgtaactagcttaaacttgaaatgagtgtgcttgatcttgagatttggttacctaaatgttgttagatgttaaaagtgcatgtattaaatgtgttactagcatcactagcttcaaattgttATGTAGGTTGACACGGaatagcttcataaacataattattaaatTTGtgagtttgagttagggtttgatagaagtaaaatgaacttttgatgcattgaatgctttgtaatgttgtttgtaagtgtttagttgtattgtatgcgtaattacctacgaaatggcgtatcatatgtgaaatgtcccgttcttattgattaaaaacgttccatattaattgatttcgttgctaggttttgacctctatatgagacgtttttcaaagactgcattcattttaaaaacaaaccataacctttatttcatagataaaggttttaaaaagctttacgtagattatcaaataatgataatctaaaatatcctgtttacacacgaccattacataatggtttacaatacaaatatgttacaacaaaataagtttcttgaatgcagtttttacacaatatcatacaagcatggactccaaatctcgtccttatttaagtatgcgacagcggaagctcttaataatcacctgagaataaacatgcttaaaacgtcaacaaaaatgttggtgagttataggtttaacctatatatatcaaatcataataatagaccacaagatttcatatttcaatacacatcccatacatagagataaaaatcattcatatggtgaacacctggtaaccgacattaacaagatgcatatataagaatatccctatcattccgggacacccttcggatatgatataaatttcgaagtactaaagcatccggttctttggatggggtttgttaggcccaatagatctatctttaggattcgcgtcaattagggtgtctgttccctaattcttagattaccagacttaataaaaaggggcatattcgatttcgataattcaaccatagaatgtagtttcacgtacttgtgtctactttgtaaatcatttataaaacctgcatgtattctcatcccaaaaatattagattttaaaagtgggactataactcactttcacagatttttacttcgtcgggaagtaagacttggccactggttgattcacgaacctataacaatatatacatatatatcaaagtatgttcaaaatatatttacaacacttttaatatattttgatgttttaagtttattaagtcagctgttctcgttagtaacctacaactagttgtccacagttagatgtacagaaataaatcgataaatattatcttgaatcaatccacgacccagtgtatacgtatctcagtattgatcataactcaaactatatatattttggaatcaacctcaaccctgtatagctaactccaacattcacatatagagtgtctatggttgttccgaaatatatatagatgtgtcgacatgataggtcgaaacattgtatacgtgtctatggtatctcaagattacataatatacaatacaagttgattaagttatggttggaatagatttgttaccaattttcacgtagctaaaatgagaaaaattatccaatcttgttttacccataacttcttcattttaaatccgttttgagtgaatcaaattgctatggtttcatattgaactctattttatgaatctaaacagaaaaagtataggtttatagtcagaaaaataagttacaagtcgtttttgtaaaggtagtcatttcagtcgaaagaacgacgtctagatgaccattttagaaaacatacttccactttgagtttaaccataatttttggatatagtttcatgttcataataaaaatcattttctcagaataacaacttttaaatcaaagtttatcatagtttttaattaactaacccaaaacagcccgcggtgttactacgacggcgtaaatccagttttacggtgtttttcgtgtttccaggttttaaatcattaagttagcatatcatatagatatagaacatgtgtttagttgattttaaaagtcaagttagaaggattaacttttgtttgcgaacaagtttagaattaactaaactatgttctagtgattacaagtttaaaccttcgaataagatagctttatatgtatgaatcgaatgatgttatgaacatcattactaccttaagttctttggataaacctactagaaaatagaaaaatggatctagcttcaacggatccttggatggctcgaagttcttgaagcagaatcaagacacgaaaacaagttcaagtaagatcatcacttgaaataagattgttatagttatagaaattgaaccaaagtttgaatatgattattaccttgtattagaatgataacctactgtaagaaacaaagatttcttgaggttggatgatcaccttacaagattggaagtgagctagcaaacttgaaagtattcttgattttatgtaactagaacttgtaaaatatatgaagaacacttagaacttgaagatagaacttgagagagatcaattagatgaagaaaattaaagaatgaaagtgtttgtaggtgtttttggtcgttggtgtatggattagatataaaggatatgtaattttgttttcatgtaaataagtcatgaatgattactcatatttttgtaattttatgagatatttcatgctagttgccaaatgatggtttccacatgtgttaggtgactcacatgggctgctaagagctgatcattggagtgtatataccaatagtacatacatctaaaagctgtgtattgtacgagtacgaatacgggtgcatacgagtagaattgttgatgaaactgaacgaggatgtaattgtaagcatttttgttaagtagaagtattttgataagtgtcttgaagtctttcaaaagtgtatgaatacatattaaaacactacatgtatatacattttaactgagtcgttaagtcatcgttagtcgttacatgtaaatgttgttttgaaacctttaggttaatgatcttgttgaatgttgttaacccattgtttattataacaaatgagatgttaaattgttatattatcatgatattatgatatataatatatctcagtatgatgtatatacagttaaatgtcgttacaacgataatcgttacatatatgtctcgtttcgaaatcattaagttagtagtcttatttttacatatgtatttcattgttaatacacttaataatatatttacttatcatttaacataattaaccaagtgtatcaatatcttaatatgattcatatgtacctagtaagacgttgttataacgataatcgttatatatatcgttttcgagtttcttaaattaatagtctcatttttatgtatataactcattgttaaaatacctaatgagatacatacttataataaaaacatgttaactatatatataaccatatatatgtcatcgtatagtttttacaagttttaacgttcgtgaatcaccggtcaacttgggtggtcaattgtctatatgaaacaaatttcaattaatcaagtcttaacaagtttgattgcttaacatgttggaaacatttaatcatgtaaatatcaatctcaattaatatatataaacatggaaaagttcgggtcactacagtacctacccgttaaataaatttcgtcccgaaattttaagctgttgaaggtgttgacgaatcttctggaaatagatgcgggtatttcttcttcatctgatcttcacgctcccaggtgaactcgggtcctctacgagcattccatcgaaccttaacaattggtatcttgttttgcttaagtcttttaacctcacgatccattatttcgacgggttcttcgatgaattgaagtttttcgttgatttggatttcatctaacggaatagtgagatcttctttagcaaaacatttcttcaaattcgagacgtggaaagtgttatgtacagccgcgagttgttgaggtaactcaagtcggtaagctactggtccgacacgatcaataatcttgaatggtccaatataccttggatttaatttccctcgtttaccaaatcgaacaacgcctttccaaggtgcaactttaagcatgaccatctctccaatttcaaattctatatcttttcttttaatgtcagcatagctcttttgtcgactttgggcggttttcaaccgttgttgaatttggatgatcttctcggtagtttcttgtataatctccggacccgtaatctgtctatcccccacttcactccaacaaattggagacctacactttctaccataaagtgcttcaaacggcgccatctcaatgcttgaatggtagctgttgttgtaggaaaattctgctaacggtagatgtcgatcccaactgtttccgaaatcaataacacatgctcgtagcatgtcttcaagcgtttgtattgtcctttcgctctgcccatcagtttgtagatgataggaagtactcatgtctagacgagtttctaatgcttgctgtaatgtctgccataatcttgaaataaatctgccatccctatcagagataatagagattggtattccatgtctggatacgacttccttcaaatacagtcatgctaacttctccatcttgtcatcttctcttattggcaggaagtgtgctgatttggtgagacgatcaactattacccaaatagtatcaaaaccacttgcagtccttggcaatttagtgatgaaatccatggtaatgttttcccatttccattctgggatttcgggttgttgaagtagacctgatggtttctgatgctcagctttgaccttagaacacgtcaaacattctcctacgtatttagcaacatcggctttcatacccggccaccaaaaattatttcctgagatccttgtacatcttccccgttccaggatgtattgagtatctggttttatgagcttctctaagtaccatttctctcatatctccaaattttggtacccaaatcctttcagccctataccgggttccgtcttcccgaatattaagatgcttctccgatcctttgggtatttcatcctttaaatttccctcttttaaaactccttgtcaaagcatgaaaagtaaataagtatgaaatgtatgtgtttctcagcccacgatgtaaagaataaaagtgattgaaaaagtgggactatgatctcaccttgagtgcaagagttaataaagtacttcgacaagtaaacgcgtgcaaagacaaagctaggcttgacctaaacaaataggttgtatcaataacgatagtcacgaagggtaaagatgttcaattagtcctatggctcaatacgactcgattatgtagcatgtgcaatcaaattgtcaagtttcatgcaaggtacaagtatataaacaagttaggagggttgcataattaattggttaagtttgacaaaaagtcaaacttcggtcggtcaaagtcaacgaaagtcaacacgttcgggtcgggtcccgaactatttttctaagcttagaagtcatatatgagcatgttggccaagttacatgttaatcggaggtgcgtagcatagcaaacatttttcgaaatttgacaaagtaggtcagaacccaaacacggctattgccgcgccgcggccataggtgtcgcgccgcgacctaacacgtggtctggcacctggtcagtttcaaggttcaagtcttggtcaaaacttcaaacaaccacaaaacgcaaaccgtaaacaactagaagacgtatcttataccgttggaaagctcttttgacaaggaacacaactaagcacttatcatcaaacgacaacatcatttacaatagccgagaactcatcaagtgatcattaaacgttcatttcaaagtttcaagttcatcaaatgcaatttgagtttcgggaaaccaattcacacatatgatatgccgttttgaaggtaatggagcatacattactactaaacactaacaattaa
Proteins encoded in this region:
- the LOC139863465 gene encoding putative anthocyanidin reductase yields the protein MRIASWYTRGLRIKSRSRMAGAFVYSFQIQLLATQESMVKVGSQPILNEFGNTVTTVSFFLTSIVPFCIRFLLSPVTGDSTLTPILPSVNSRMGSIALVLTEDICKAHLFLMEHDQAHGRYICCTDSFTLSQLVHHFSKVYLSLNSQRVVETKDESVPAEISSKKLKDLGFKYKYNLQEVIHQTVEYCIDYGLLLSSREHTKGVHCHFGA